A single region of the Cinclus cinclus chromosome 10, bCinCin1.1, whole genome shotgun sequence genome encodes:
- the FBXL12 gene encoding F-box/LRR-repeat protein 12 produces the protein MAARPPLPDSVLVQVLALLPLRDRLRAARVCRRWQRLAQDRAVWTHVDLSPHRISRRTLWHLVRHRLPDSLCTLRMRGVPRSGGKQRLLSPALLAALRKRCPQLHRLCLTETDLRHIPYESMPASVTRLELSLCDIPDAWFCVSPSVPPPQVQHLAIHSVPTFSDHHLLDISSQNHLKTLSLCGTYRITDMGIQAAAPHLEELERLILRHCIIGDAAMVFIGRHMKRLRYLEISNAYFLTNRGLVAIVTLEHLETLCLELYDLVSLGTVIALLQVLPRLNHLKLGGTCFEDELLDKIQENFPHCTISHTP, from the exons ATGGCGGCGCGGCCGCCCCTGCCCGACTCGGTGCTGGTGCAGGTCTTGGCGCTGCTGCCGCTGCGGGACCGGCTGCGAGCGGCCAG GGTGTGCCGGCGGTGGCAGCGGCTGGCGCAGGACCGAGCGGTCTGGACACATGTGGACTTGAGCCCTCACCGG ATCAGCCGCCGCACGCTGTGGCACCTGGTGCGCCACCGCCTCCCCGACAGCCTGTGCACCCTGCGGATGCGGGGCGTGCCTCGCTCCGGCGGCAAGCAGCGGCTCCTCTCACCGGCACTGCTGGCCGCCCTTCGGAAGCgctgtccccagctccatcGGCTGTGCCTGACCGAGACTGACCTCCGCCACATCCCGTACGAGAGCATGCCCGCTTCTGTTaccaggctggagctgagccTCTGCGACATCCCCGATGCTTGGTTCTGCGTCTCCCCTTCGGTGCCACCGCCGCAGGTACAACACCTCGCTATCCACAGCGTTCCCACCTTTTCTGACCATCATCTTCTTGACATTTCCTCACAGAACCACTTGAAGACGCTGAGCCTTTGTGGCACCTACCGCATCACCGATATGGGGATccaagcagcagctccacacctGGAAGAGCTGGAACGCCTGATTCTACGGCACTGCATCATCGGTGATGCTGCCATGGTGTTCATCGGGCGCCACATGAAGCGGCTGCGCTACCTGGAGATCAGCAATGCCTACTTCCTGACAAACAGGGGGCTGGTTGCTATTGTGACACTGGAGCACCTGGAGACCCTGTGCCTTGAACTCTATGATTTGGTCTCCCTTGGTACTGTTATCGCTTTGTTGCAAGTGCTGCCTCGCCTGAACCACCTCAAGTTAGGCGGAACTTGCTTTGAAGATGAACTCCTCGATAAAATTCAGGAGAATTTTCCACATTGCACCATATCTCACACTCCATGA
- the SFT2D3 gene encoding vesicle transport protein SFT2C, which translates to MADLGRQLHEYLAQSKAAAATGPSAVPAPPAAGGSQEEAGDSGGLRAWLGALNPFPPGTPPGATVWPWTGEEDPWLPGLSRWQRLAGSGLCALLAALCFGLAGLCVPLLLLRARKFALLWSLGSLCALGAAALLRGPARLLREPGRGALLYLGALFGTLYAALGLRSTALTALGAAAQLGTAAAALLGALPGGAAGLRRLAGLLRAAACGRGKALPL; encoded by the coding sequence ATGGCGGACCTGGGCCGGCAGCTGCACGAGTACCTCGCGCAGtccaaggctgctgctgccaccggCCCCAGCGCGGTCCCCGCACCGCCGGCCGCCGGCGGCTCGCAGGAGGAGGCGGGGGACAGCGGCGGGTTGCGGGCCTGGCTGGGGGCGCTGAACCCGTTCCCGCCGGGCACTCCCCCAGGCGCCACGGTGTGGCCTTGGACGGGAGAGGAGGACCCGTGGCTGCCGGGGCTGTCGCGCTGGCAGCGGCTGGCGGGCAGCGGGCTGTGCGCGCTTCTGGCCGCGCTGTGCTTCGGGCTGGCCGGGCTGTGcgtgccgctgctgctgctgcgcgCCCGCAAGTTCGCGCTGCTCTGGTCGCTCGGCTCGCTGTGCGCGCTGGGCGCCGCCGCGCTGCTGCGCGGGCCCGCCCGGCTGCTGCGGGAGCCCGGCCGCGGGGCGCTGCTGTACCTCGGGGCGCTGTTCGGGACGCTGTACGCCGCGCTGGGGCTGCGCAGCACCGCGCTCACGGCGCTGGGCGCCGCCGCGCAGCTCGGCACAGCCGCCGCCGCGCTCCTGGGCGCGCTGCCCGGCGGTGCAGCCGGCCTGCGCCGCCTCGCCGGGCTGCTCCGCGCCGCCGCGTGCGGCCGTGGCAAGGCTCTGCCTCTGTGA